The Alnus glutinosa chromosome 7, dhAlnGlut1.1, whole genome shotgun sequence genome includes a region encoding these proteins:
- the LOC133872398 gene encoding uncharacterized protein LOC133872398, which produces MGGGGRRRTLVGLALAMFLGIAVYFRLWSIDYSISSDDNELLRRQFDLASKEAMDESAEWRLKYDEQAESANKCVKELQEIKESFENKAEDAVNINEKWAMLQKENTALLERVETLRQELEDVKLKCNLHKIS; this is translated from the exons atgGGTGGAGGAGGGAGGAGGAGAACGTTGGTGGGGTTGGCTTTGGCAATGTTTTTGGGAATTGCAGTTTACTTTAGGCTTTGGAGCATCGATTATTCTATTTCTTCCGATGACAATGAACTCTTAAG GAGACAGTTCGATCTTGCTAGCAAGGAAGCAATGGATGAATCTGCTGAATGGAGGCTTAAATATGACGAACAAGCAGAGAGCGCTAACAAGTGTGTGAAGGAGCTTCAAGAG ATTAAGGAGTCTTTCGAAAACAAGGCGGAAGATGCTGTTAACATTAACGAGAAATGGGCAATGCTACAAAAG GAAAATACGGCCTTGCTCGAAAGGGTGGAAACCTTGAGACAGGAGCTTGAGGATGTAAAGTTAAAGTGCAACTTGCATAAGATTTCTTGA
- the LOC133872183 gene encoding peroxidase 44-like: MHMKMFFLLFFFALPFVMADLQVGFYKPTCPQAESIVRQVVQNEFTGDRSITAALLRMHFHDCFVSGCDASILIDSTNKKPSEKEAGPNQTVRGYEVIDKAKKRLEDACPSTVSCADIITLAVRDAVALAGGPNYTVATGRRDGLESSPSKVILPGPEISVSGALQMFSAKGMTGNEMVTLLGAHTVGVAHCFFFNDRLSSPDPTMDPALVAKLKKTCAGNDEATAFLDQSRTPFTIDNQYYKQILLRRGILQIDQELALDNSTSRIVSGFASNGIGFRQSFAKAMIKLGNLQVLVGKAGEIRNNCRAFNLANRKAAN; encoded by the exons ATGCACATGAAAATGTTTTTCCTGCTCTTCTTCTTTGCTCTTCCTTTTGTCATGGCCGACCTGCAGGTTGGTTTCTACAAACCCACCTGTCCACAAGCAGAATCAATTGTACGACAAGTGGTGCAAAATGAATTCACTGGGGATCGATCCATAACCGCAGCCCTGCTCCGCATGCATTTTCACGATTGTTTTGTCAGt ggTTGTGATGCATCCATACTAATAGATTCAACCAATAAAAAGCCATCAGAGAAAGAGGCTGGCCCAAACCAGACCGTACGAGGATACGAGGTTATTGATAAGGCCAAGAAACGCCTAGAGGATGCATGCCCTTCAACCGTTTCTTGTGCAGATATTATTACTTTGGCTGTCCGTGATGCGGTTGCTCTAGCCGGAGGCCCCAACTACACAGTGGCAACGGGAAGGCGCGATGGATTGGAGTCCAGTCCCAGTAAGGTGATCTTGCCGGGACCAGAAATCTCTGTGTCTGGGGCATTGCAGATGTTTTCTGCAAAAGGGATGACCGGCAATGAAATGGTTACACTTTTGGGAGCACATACGGTCGGAGTCGCGCATTGCTTCTTCTTCAACGATCGGCTTTCGAGTCCTGATCCTACAATGGATCCTGCTTTGGTCGCCAAGCTCAAGAAGACCTGTGCGGGGAATGATGAGGCTACTGCATTTTTGGATCAAAGCAGGACGCCTTTTACTATTGACAACCAGTACTATAAACAGATTCTTCTGAGAAGAGGAATATTGCAGATTGATCAGGAACTTGCATTGGATAATTCAACTTCTCGTATTGTGTCTGGTTTTGCATCAAATGGGATTGGATTCCGGCAGAGTTTTGCAAAAGCTATGATAAAGTTGGGGAACCTCCAAGTTCTTGTAGGAAAAGCAGGGGAAATTCGAAACAACTGCAGAGCTTTCAATCTGGCCAACAGAAAGGCAGCAAACTAG